A region from the Musa acuminata AAA Group cultivar baxijiao chromosome BXJ1-10, Cavendish_Baxijiao_AAA, whole genome shotgun sequence genome encodes:
- the LOC103969826 gene encoding nuclear transcription factor Y subunit C-4-like isoform X1: MAHHREFIHPTPQSEQFPATSAADPPTYDFLQLPQNPLAQFHDMHEVVGHTQPLHPSNFMELQKWHLQQFWQQQMLELGNLADYKQHQLPLARIKRIMKLDGAAKMVSSDTPIIFAKACELFILELTVRSWLHAEQCKRLTIRRTDVAGAICHADMLNFLVDMLRPDEFQ, encoded by the exons ATGGCCCATCACAGAGAGTTCATCCACCCTACACCGCAGTCGGAGCAATTCCCGGCAACATCAGCTGCTGATCCTCCCACCTATGACTTCCTTCAACTGCCTCAAAATCCACTGGCCCAATTCCATGACATGCATGAG GTGGTTGGACATACACAGCCATTGCATCCTTCTAATTTCATGGAGCTCCAAAAGTGGCATTTACAGCAATTTTGGCAGCAACAAATGCTTGAATTGGGAAACCTTGCAG ATTACAAGCAGCATCAACTGCCACTTGCAAGGATCAAACGTATAATGAAATTGGATGGGGCGGCAAAG ATGGTTAGCTCGGACACGCCGATCATATTTGCAAAAGCATGCGAGCTCTTCATCTTGGAGCTCACGGTACGCTCATGGCTCCATGCCGAGCAGTGCAAGAGGCTCACCATCCGAAGAACCGATGTAGCAGGGGCCATCTGCCATGCAGACATGCTTAATTTCTTGGTCGACATGCTTCGCCCAGATGAGTTCCAG TGA
- the LOC103969826 gene encoding nuclear transcription factor Y subunit C-4-like isoform X2, with the protein MAHHREFIHPTPQSEQFPATSAADPPTYDFLQLPQNPLAQFHDMHEVVGHTQPLHPSNFMELQKWHLQQFWQQQMLELGNLADYKQHQLPLARIKRIMKLDGAAKMVSSDTPIIFAKACELFILELTVRSWLHAEQCKRLTIRRTDVAGAICHADMLNFLVDMLRPDEFQVFIRQPQMLQQHMMHRQQSYPNHILSEPPPPLVSCKNLHSPMIYNKY; encoded by the exons ATGGCCCATCACAGAGAGTTCATCCACCCTACACCGCAGTCGGAGCAATTCCCGGCAACATCAGCTGCTGATCCTCCCACCTATGACTTCCTTCAACTGCCTCAAAATCCACTGGCCCAATTCCATGACATGCATGAG GTGGTTGGACATACACAGCCATTGCATCCTTCTAATTTCATGGAGCTCCAAAAGTGGCATTTACAGCAATTTTGGCAGCAACAAATGCTTGAATTGGGAAACCTTGCAG ATTACAAGCAGCATCAACTGCCACTTGCAAGGATCAAACGTATAATGAAATTGGATGGGGCGGCAAAG ATGGTTAGCTCGGACACGCCGATCATATTTGCAAAAGCATGCGAGCTCTTCATCTTGGAGCTCACGGTACGCTCATGGCTCCATGCCGAGCAGTGCAAGAGGCTCACCATCCGAAGAACCGATGTAGCAGGGGCCATCTGCCATGCAGACATGCTTAATTTCTTGGTCGACATGCTTCGCCCAGATGAGTTCCAG GTCTTCATCAGGCAACCACAAATGCTGCAGCAGCATATGATGCACCGGCAACAATCTTACCCTAACCACATCTTAAGTGAGCCACCTCCACCATTGGTAAGCTGTAAGAACTTGCATTCTCCaatgatatataataaatactGA
- the LOC108951461 gene encoding two-component response regulator ORR26-like: MKLWFLGAVQPFKSAAEALLSLRKQKEEIDLVLIEVHVGETGSTSLTSFKLIDHVVKETDVSVITMCADDDHNILCESLRHGACFHFTKPMTPAVIEVMRRKAMRDVSRPGSAEGKGVSASKRNLGLTFYGVVGPRRSIQMADELCYIEISSGDESGKGRTTAGRVQGSCSKEQRMGRLLWDSDLHQRFLTSVELLGKHAVPRKILELMNVDGLTVKQVSSHLQKHRRRQEKAKKRSNLPRELMPKPWQLQSQSTFPRRQGKTKSFLPSRKLPLRPLLPKLPSAIKTQHPSVLLAQMEARIPQPPQQRPMTTGGNKHLALNPIQKNQARRGGHQKIMQCLSLQRMLPNDTCMGTQFPSFASRVIIDWSSSSTHQIPENVVHSSGSNDSTKVLASGVNLEPSGSDRGSSTDLPAVAGLRHDKLQDYFDNSLVIERALRKAFDVSSDGEDSSPPDAYMSLAELVGLDQARGVVEKDVTKDNSCVEEGMLDERSRSPVQEHAPHSMDFSAAPDRFSQRRHEPESCSTMQEAVNKDESIASENSGSFDIQKFNVDEDLTAEIFEEINKAKR; this comes from the exons ATGAAGCTATGGTTTCTTGGGGCAGTTCAACCCTTCAAGAGCGCAGCTGAAGCTTTGCTCTCTCTCCGTAAACAGAAGGAAGAAATCGATCTAGTCTTAATCGAGGTCCACGTCGGAGAGACCGGCTCGACTAGTCTTACTAGTTTCAAGCTGATCGATCATGTCGTGAAGGAGACCGACGTTTCTGTCATCA CTATGTGCGCTGATGATGATCACAACATTTTGTGCGAGTCGCTCAGACATGGAGCTTGTTTCCACTTTACCAAGCCTATGACGCCCGCGGTCATCGAGGTCATGCGGCGGAAGGCAATGCGGGATGTGAGCCGACCTGGTTCTGCAGAAGGAAAAGGTGTTTCCGCCAGTAAAAGGAATCTTGGTTTGACTTTCTACGGTGTGGTCGGTCCGAGAAGATCGATCCAAATGGCCGACGAGCTCTGCTATATCGAAATATCGAGCGGGGATGAGTCAGGGAAGGGCAGAACCACTGCTGGCAGAGTACAAGGCAGTTGTTCTAAGGAGCAGAGGATGGGCCGCTTGCTCTGGGACTCTGATCTCCACCAGAGGTTCTTGACATCCGTCGAGCTGTTGGGGAAAC ATGCTGTCCCGAGAAAGATACTCGAACTGATGAACGTTGATGGACTGACCGTGAAGCAAGTTTCCAGCCACCTTCAG AAACATCGGAGACGCCAAGAGAAGGCAAAGAAGAGGTCGAATCTGCCGCGTGAGCTAATGCCCAAGCCATGGCAGCTGCAAAGCCAATCGACATTTCCGAGGAGGCAAGGCAAGACGAAGTCTTTTCTACCCTCACGCAAGCTGCCGTTGCGGCCTCTGTTACCCAAACTTCCTTCAGCTATCAAGACACAGCATCCTTCGGTGCTTTTGGCTCAGATGGAGGCGAGGATACCCCAACCACCCCAGCAACGTCCCATGACGACAGGAGGAAACAAGCACTTGGCTCTCAACCCTATCCAAAAGAATCAAGCACGGCGAGGGGGGCACCAAAAGATCATGCAGTGTCTCAGCCTGCAACGCATGTTACCTAACGACACTTGCATGGGAACTCAGTTTCCGAGTTTTGCCAGCCGGGTAATAATCGACTGGAGCTCATCGTCGACCCACCAGATTCCGGAGAACGTCGTCCATTCCTCAGGCAGCAACGATTCGACGAAGGTTCTTGCCTCAGGTGTCAATCTTGAGCCGTCCGGATCGGATCGGGGCTCATCGACAG ATCTTCCTGCCGTCGCTGGACTACGACATGATAAGTTGCAAGACTACTTCGATAATAGCTTAGTTATCGAGAGAGCTCTGCGTAAGGCCTTCGACGTCTCAAGCGATGGAGAAGACTCGTCGCCGCCTGATGCTTATATGAGCCTTGCAGAATTGGTTGGCTTGGACCAAGCGAGAGGTGTTGTAGAAAAGGATGTCACCAAAGACAATTCGTGTGTGGAGGAGGGTATGCTTGACGAGAGGAGCAGAAGTCCAGTGCAGGAGCATGCACCCCACAGTATGGACTTCTCTGCCGCTCCTGATCGGTTCTCTCAGCGAAGACATGAACCGGAAAGCTGCAGCACGATGCAAGAAGCTGTAAACAAAGACGAGAGCATAGCAAGTGAGAATTCCGGCAGCTTCGACATCCAAAAATTCAATGTGGATGAAGACCTCACGGCGGAAATCTTTGAGGAAATAAACAAAGCTAAAAGGTAG
- the LOC103968749 gene encoding U-box domain-containing protein 4 produces the protein MFLGMALSEIQARGEGSGYCGSERRVSLAELQGIMDRIRYGTEEHKVQAALEIRRLTKTSSRNRRNLSAAIEPLVSMLRFGSSGSSEAAILGLLNLAVKDERNKISIVEAGALEPLIVFLESTNSDLQEYATAALFTLSAASVNKASISASGAIPFLVNVLKDGSQQAKKDAVAALYNLSTITDNLKTILLLHPIPPLIGFLKTHKKSSKTAEKCCALLESLVGFDEGRTALMAEEAGVLTVVEILEEGSLQSREHAVGALLTMCESDRSRYREVILKEGVIPGLLELTVQGTSKSQGKAHRLLELLRDSPYPRSELQADTLQNIVSSIVSKIDGHEQAEKAKKMLAEMVQISMEQSLRQLQQRALMCTPSERPAGKRRSEVSSK, from the exons ATGTTTTTAGGGATGGCCTTGTCGGAGATTCAGGCCCGCGGTGAGGGTTCCGGCTATTGCGGCAGCGAAAGGAGGGTCTCCCTGGCGGAGCTGCAGGGAATCATGGATCGCATTAGGTATGGAACGGAGGAGCATAAGGTCCAGGCGGCGTTGGAGATCCGGAGGCTGACGAAGACGTCTTCCAGGAATCGGCGAAATCTCTCCGCCGCCATCGAGCCCCTCGTGTCGATGCTTCGGTTTGGAAGCTCCGGGTCCAGCGAGGCTGCCATCCTCGGACTCCTGAATCTTGCTGTTAAGGATGAAAG GAACAAGATCAGCATAGTGGAAGCAGGTGCACTCGAACCACTAATTGTTTTCTTAGAGTCCACAAATTCTGATTTACAAGAATACGCCACTGCTGCACTCTTTACCCTTTCTGCTGCATCAGTCAACAAAGCCAGCATAAGTGCCTCTGGAGCCATCCCTTTCCTTGTCAACGTCCTTAAAGATGGAAGCCAGCAAGCCAAGAAAGATGCCGTTGCGGCTCTCTACAATCTCTCCACCATCACAGATAACCTCAAAACTATCCTCTTACTCCATCCTATCCCTCCTCTGATCGGCTTTCTCAAGACCCACAAGAAGTCCTCGAAAACAGCTGAAAAATGCTGTGCCCTTCTGGAATCGTTGGTTGGTTTTGATGAAGGGAGAACTGCATTGATGGCCGAGGAAGCTGGGGTGCTCACGGTGGTGGAAATTCTTGAAGAAGGATCCCTTCAGAGCAGAGAGCATGCAGTTGGAGCCCTCTTAACGATGTGTGAGAGCGACCGAAGTAGATACAGAGAAGTCATTCTCAAAGAAGGCGTCATTCCAGGTCTTCTTGAGCTCACCGTTCAAGGGACATCGAAAtctcaaggcaaagcccatcgaCTCCTAGAGTTATTGAGGGACTCTCCGTATCCGAGATCTGAATTACAAGCGGATACGCTGCAGAATATTGTTAGTAGCATCGTGTCTAAGATCGACGGCCACGAGCAAGCAGAAAAGGCAAAGAAAATGTTAGCTGAGATGGTTCAGATTAGCATGGAGCAGAGCCTGAGGCAGCTGCAGCAAAGAGCACTCATGTGCACTCCATCCGAACGACCTGCTGGTAAGCGTCGATCTGAAGTCTCTTCAAAATGA
- the LOC103968750 gene encoding uncharacterized protein LOC103968750, which produces MARHAPLSNFSPASNAAAALFFLVALVAAVASIVNSLCTTRKHSKMAKENTDSNPSTSPKEDGELLCSVAVEEALWRKSIIMGERCRPLVFSGQILYDSQGNQLPNLAPVVPPRGGQRLG; this is translated from the coding sequence atggCCCGACATGCTCCTCTCTCAAATTTCTCACCCGCTTCCAACGCCGCTGCCGCTCTGTTCTTCCTTGTGGCCTTGGTGGCCGCGGTCGCCTCTATTGTCAACTCCCTCTGCACCACCCGCAAGCACTCCAAGATGGCAAAGGAGAATACAGACAGTAACCCAAGCACTTCGCCAAAGGAGGACGGAGAGCTCCTCTGCAGCGTAGCCGTAGAAGAGGCCTTATGGAGGAAGAGCATCATCATGGGGGAGAGGTGCAGGCCCCTGGTGTTCTCGGGCCAAATCCTGTACGACTCCCAGGGAAACCAGCTGCCGAACTTGGCTCCGGTCGTGCCACCGAGAGGCGGGCAGCGTTTAGGCTGA
- the LOC135595045 gene encoding uncharacterized protein LOC135595045, which yields MAIGLLHAVTALVSAWSRNMSRAARKLSRRRSSFVPSFRGKKKERDGGFGDEDTEGELEEEMQGEDGVWRRTILMGEKCQPLDFSGVIYYDADGRQLAEVPTPRSPLRSPLPSFAQKSPVTAGYVC from the coding sequence ATGGCGATCGGGCTGCTCCACGCGGTCACCGCCCTCGTGTCCGCCTGGTCCAGGAACATGTCGCGGGCGGCCAGGAAGCTCTCCCGGCGCCGGTCCAGCTTCGTCCCCTCCTTCCGCGGCAAGAAGAAGGAGAGGGATGGAGGCTTCGGCGACGAGGACACGGAGGGAGAGCTGGAGGAGGAGATGCAGGGCGAGGACGGTGTGTGGCGGAGGACGATTCTGATGGGGGAGAAGTGCCAGCCGCTGGATTTCTCCGGGGTCATTTACTACGACGCCGACGGACGCCAGCTCGCGGAGGTGCCCACACCGCGCTCCCCGCTGCGGAGCCCGTTGCCTTCTTTCGCCCAGAAGAGTCCGGTGACCGCCGGTTACGTTTGTTAG